The following proteins come from a genomic window of Gottfriedia acidiceleris:
- a CDS encoding ABC transporter ATP-binding protein, giving the protein MIQVKNVSKKYGRKNVLRDISFTANKGEITCLIGINGVGKSTTMKAIMGITPIDRGEILIDDKKMNHTMYENITFIPDTLTMLPSFTVGEAMQFMKDFYVNWNPERAKELLGFFRLKEDEKLGELSKGNAAKANLLFGLGLDVDYVLMDEPFSGIDMFSREQIAKVFTSHLIEDRGVIITTHEISDIEHLIDKVVLLDNGEILKEFYTEEIRLEEGKSVMDVMREVYES; this is encoded by the coding sequence ATGATACAAGTTAAAAATGTTTCAAAAAAATATGGTCGGAAAAATGTTTTACGTGATATTTCTTTCACAGCAAATAAAGGAGAAATCACTTGTTTAATTGGTATTAACGGTGTTGGTAAGTCTACAACGATGAAGGCAATTATGGGGATTACGCCAATCGATCGCGGTGAAATATTAATAGATGATAAGAAAATGAATCATACAATGTACGAAAATATCACGTTTATTCCAGATACACTTACAATGCTACCTAGTTTTACAGTTGGAGAAGCAATGCAGTTTATGAAGGATTTTTATGTAAATTGGAATCCAGAGCGTGCAAAAGAATTACTTGGGTTTTTCCGTTTAAAGGAAGACGAGAAACTAGGAGAGCTTTCAAAAGGGAATGCTGCAAAAGCAAATTTACTTTTTGGTTTAGGACTAGATGTTGATTATGTTCTGATGGATGAACCTTTTTCTGGTATCGATATGTTTAGTAGAGAACAAATTGCAAAAGTTTTTACGAGTCACTTAATCGAGGATCGAGGCGTGATTATAACAACGCATGAAATTAGCGATATTGAGCATTTAATTGATAAGGTCGTTTTATTAGATAACGGCGAAATTTTAAAAGAGTTTTATACAGAAGAAATTCGATTAGAAGAAGGTAAATCAGTTATGGATGTAATGAGAGAGGTGTATGAATCGTGA
- a CDS encoding GntR family transcriptional regulator, with amino-acid sequence MEFIVNNREPVYLQVVRHFKQQIAKRLLEAGQEIPSRRELAVQFNINPNTVQKAYKEMEEQGLITTERNFPSKITTDIKVLNGVRNELIMEAVNEFVDSIKVINVPVEELLTMVKQNYEQKIKEEGKGEA; translated from the coding sequence ATGGAATTTATAGTAAATAACCGTGAACCGGTTTATCTACAGGTCGTTAGGCATTTTAAACAACAAATTGCCAAAAGATTATTAGAAGCTGGTCAAGAAATACCATCAAGAAGAGAATTAGCTGTTCAATTTAATATAAATCCAAATACTGTACAAAAAGCATACAAGGAAATGGAGGAACAAGGATTGATTACGACTGAACGAAATTTCCCTAGTAAGATTACGACTGACATAAAAGTGTTAAATGGTGTACGAAATGAATTGATTATGGAAGCTGTAAATGAATTTGTCGATTCAATTAAAGTAATAAATGTTCCGGTTGAAGAGTTACTTACAATGGTCAAACAAAACTATGAACAAAAGATAAAAGAAGAAGGGAAAGGAGAGGCTTAA
- a CDS encoding DUF5345 family protein, which produces MDKEEIVIALKQFDEITEVYEPSISAITDKIKLHQVKKKTIFLKELIVFICVACSLFIGALLMALEAPVSIVIIQGIGFIALPIIFERDKKKIESELI; this is translated from the coding sequence ATGGATAAAGAAGAAATTGTTATAGCATTGAAGCAGTTTGATGAAATAACCGAAGTATATGAACCATCAATCAGTGCAATTACCGATAAAATTAAATTACATCAGGTGAAAAAGAAAACCATTTTTCTTAAAGAACTAATCGTATTTATTTGTGTAGCATGCAGTCTATTCATCGGGGCACTTCTTATGGCATTAGAGGCACCAGTAAGTATAGTGATTATTCAAGGTATAGGCTTTATTGCATTACCGATTATTTTTGAACGAGATAAAAAGAAAATTGAAAGTGAGTTGATCTAA
- the sigY gene encoding RNA polymerase sigma factor SigY, with amino-acid sequence MADLDELEIIKYAQQGDQDAFAKLFQIHYSFLYKYVLKMTLNQQTAEDLVQDTMLKGYDNIKKYNGQSKFSTWLITIATRLYLDQQRKKKREWFWQKNESEKLSRSLNWQLAYKGFEWSDIMEGFEKLKSEVRTAILLKYYYGYTNEEIGNMMGIREGTVKSRIHNGMKELRKELMQDG; translated from the coding sequence ATGGCGGATTTAGATGAATTAGAAATTATAAAATATGCTCAGCAAGGTGACCAAGATGCATTTGCTAAACTTTTTCAAATCCATTATTCCTTTTTATATAAATACGTTTTAAAGATGACCCTAAATCAACAAACTGCAGAAGATTTAGTACAGGATACGATGTTGAAAGGTTATGACAATATAAAGAAATACAATGGTCAATCAAAATTTTCAACTTGGCTAATAACAATCGCTACTAGACTTTATTTAGATCAACAAAGAAAGAAAAAGCGCGAATGGTTTTGGCAAAAAAATGAGTCTGAAAAGTTATCGCGCTCCTTAAATTGGCAGTTAGCCTATAAAGGGTTTGAGTGGAGTGATATTATGGAGGGTTTTGAAAAACTTAAATCCGAAGTACGAACGGCTATATTATTAAAGTATTACTACGGCTATACGAACGAAGAAATTGGAAATATGATGGGAATTCGAGAAGGGACTGTTAAATCAAGAATTCATAATGGAATGAAGGAATTAAGAAAGGAGTTGATGCAAGATGGATAA
- a CDS encoding flavin reductase family protein produces the protein MKSFSPADLSDRDNYKFLIGGIIPRPIAFVTTESNETILNGAPFSYFNIVTANPPMISVSVQRQNGKQKDTARNAIEKKEFVVHIVDESNVDAINKTAAALAPTESEIELAGLTPVDSVMVSVPGVKESKIRMECILEQAIPLGKDNEACDLLIGKVVYFHIEDEIYENGRIDADGLKAVSRLAGNDYAKVGEMFTIDRPK, from the coding sequence ATGAAATCTTTTTCTCCAGCAGATTTAAGTGATCGTGATAATTATAAGTTCTTAATTGGTGGAATTATTCCAAGACCAATTGCTTTTGTTACAACTGAATCAAATGAGACCATCTTAAATGGTGCACCATTTAGCTATTTCAACATCGTAACGGCTAATCCACCTATGATTTCTGTTTCTGTTCAGCGACAAAATGGTAAACAAAAAGATACAGCTAGAAATGCAATTGAGAAAAAAGAGTTCGTCGTTCATATCGTTGATGAATCGAATGTTGATGCAATTAATAAAACGGCAGCTGCATTGGCACCTACTGAAAGTGAAATTGAATTAGCAGGCTTAACACCAGTAGATAGCGTAATGGTTTCAGTTCCAGGTGTGAAAGAGTCAAAAATTCGAATGGAATGTATTTTAGAACAGGCAATTCCATTAGGAAAAGATAATGAGGCTTGCGACTTATTAATAGGCAAGGTTGTTTATTTTCATATAGAAGATGAAATTTATGAAAATGGGCGTATAGATGCAGATGGCTTAAAAGCAGTTAGCCGTTTAGCAGGGAATGACTATGCTAAAGTTGGGGAAATGTTTACGATTGATCGTCCTAAATAA
- a CDS encoding alpha/beta hydrolase, with protein sequence MKHVFNRGSNPSKPTFLLLHGTGGNELDLLPIAGMIDDEASVLSVRGNVSENGMPRFFKRLAEGVFDMEDLVFRTKELKEFIESASVEHGFDPNNMIAIGYSNGANIAGSLLFHYENIFKGAMLLHPMVPIRDLELPNMNDVSVFIGAGKNDPICLPQETEELASLLNGAGAKVVTHWENMGHSLTRSEIEAAANWYKNNF encoded by the coding sequence ATGAAACACGTATTTAATAGAGGAAGTAATCCATCTAAGCCGACATTTTTATTATTACATGGTACAGGTGGGAATGAACTTGATCTCTTGCCAATTGCAGGTATGATCGATGATGAAGCTTCTGTATTATCAGTAAGAGGAAATGTAAGTGAAAATGGAATGCCACGTTTTTTTAAGCGATTAGCTGAAGGTGTATTTGATATGGAAGATTTAGTTTTCCGTACGAAAGAATTAAAAGAGTTTATTGAATCAGCTTCCGTAGAACATGGATTTGATCCAAATAATATGATCGCAATTGGTTATTCAAACGGTGCAAATATTGCTGGTAGTCTACTGTTCCATTATGAAAATATATTTAAAGGCGCAATGCTATTGCATCCAATGGTACCGATCCGTGATTTAGAATTGCCAAATATGAATGATGTGTCAGTCTTCATTGGAGCAGGCAAAAATGATCCAATCTGTTTACCACAAGAAACAGAAGAATTAGCATCATTGTTAAACGGTGCCGGTGCAAAAGTCGTTACTCATTGGGAAAACATGGGGCATAGCTTAACTAGATCAGAAATTGAAGCAGCAGCTAATTGGTACAAAAATAACTTTTAA
- a CDS encoding ring-cleaving dioxygenase translates to MEKMKGIHHITAIVGDPQENMDFYAGILGLRFVKKTINFDDPGTYHFYFGDETAKPGTIMTFFPWANAYRGKVGSGQVGITTFLIPANSMEFWENRLASFKIQTKKVSRFGETFLQFEDFHGLQLELVEREAGQENTWEFNGVTKDVAIKGFGGAVLYSGAPNKTAELLENVMELECLGQEGNYLRFKAASDIGNIIDIELAAVGRGAMGVGTVHHIAWRASNDEEHVKWQHKLYDNHYGVTEVKDRNYFNAIYFRENGGILFEIATDPPGFTIDENIDHLGEQLMLPKWQEPHREIIENHLQPIVVREVKGE, encoded by the coding sequence ATGGAGAAAATGAAAGGCATACATCATATTACTGCCATTGTTGGTGATCCACAAGAAAATATGGATTTTTACGCTGGGATTTTAGGTTTACGCTTTGTGAAAAAAACAATTAATTTTGATGATCCTGGTACGTATCACTTTTATTTTGGAGATGAAACTGCAAAACCTGGGACGATCATGACTTTTTTCCCTTGGGCAAATGCATATAGAGGAAAAGTAGGAAGTGGACAAGTAGGAATCACAACATTCTTAATCCCAGCTAATTCCATGGAATTTTGGGAAAACCGTTTAGCATCTTTTAAAATTCAAACAAAAAAAGTAAGTCGATTTGGAGAAACTTTTCTTCAATTTGAAGACTTTCATGGCTTACAGCTTGAATTAGTAGAAAGGGAAGCTGGCCAGGAAAATACTTGGGAATTTAATGGTGTTACAAAGGATGTAGCAATTAAAGGGTTTGGTGGTGCAGTTTTATATTCTGGAGCACCAAATAAAACAGCTGAACTGTTGGAAAACGTAATGGAATTAGAATGCTTAGGTCAAGAGGGTAACTATTTACGTTTTAAGGCTGCTAGTGATATCGGAAATATTATCGATATTGAATTAGCAGCAGTAGGAAGAGGAGCTATGGGGGTAGGAACTGTCCATCATATTGCATGGAGGGCAAGTAATGATGAAGAACATGTAAAATGGCAACATAAATTATATGACAATCATTATGGGGTTACTGAAGTCAAAGATCGTAATTATTTTAACGCAATTTATTTTCGTGAAAATGGTGGGATATTATTTGAAATTGCAACTGATCCACCAGGATTTACGATTGATGAGAATATAGACCATTTAGGAGAACAGTTAATGCTACCAAAGTGGCAGGAACCACATCGTGAAATAATAGAAAATCACTTGCAACCAATTGTTGTTAGAGAAGTGAAAGGAGAATAA
- a CDS encoding MarR family winged helix-turn-helix transcriptional regulator, with amino-acid sequence MLNSHNEASANKSKNLAVLLWFRLARFYLKNVRESNNQLKKWGLTTSQFDVIVHVGRNKRLTQQELADKLVVTKGNVTHLIKKMEELQWIKREVEWKNKYLSLTEMGQKMYEEIVPSQDEFQQAQFSKLTEEEQVQLLTLLRKLNKK; translated from the coding sequence ATGTTAAATAGTCATAATGAAGCTTCTGCAAATAAATCAAAAAATTTAGCAGTATTACTTTGGTTTCGATTAGCTCGTTTTTATCTTAAAAATGTTAGAGAATCAAATAATCAATTGAAAAAATGGGGACTGACGACTTCTCAATTTGATGTAATTGTCCATGTGGGGAGAAATAAGCGTCTTACTCAGCAAGAATTAGCCGATAAATTAGTTGTTACAAAAGGAAATGTGACTCATCTAATAAAGAAAATGGAAGAGCTTCAGTGGATTAAAAGAGAAGTAGAATGGAAAAACAAATATCTCTCTTTAACAGAGATGGGTCAAAAAATGTATGAAGAAATCGTACCTTCACAAGATGAGTTTCAACAAGCTCAATTCAGCAAATTAACTGAAGAAGAGCAAGTACAATTACTTACATTATTAAGGAAATTAAATAAAAAATGA
- a CDS encoding polysaccharide deacetylase family protein — protein MKKRLLKISASILILFLILYGLYKLMNARSFQLFGGLTNEVHTNQKVVALTFDDGPTKNVDDILPLLDQYNARATFFLIGNEIEKNPEEAKKIVDAGQQVGNHTYSHDRMVLKSPSFIKNEIEKTDQLIRKAGYKGEIEFRPPNGKKLFGLPYYMHKHNRETITWNLEPDTFYTNPQDKINYVKNNIKPGSIILIHPMYDKTGKELVTIKGILDLLTKDGYKFVTVKELQKLQKDK, from the coding sequence ATGAAAAAAAGACTACTGAAAATAAGTGCAAGTATTCTAATTTTGTTTCTTATCCTATATGGATTGTACAAGCTAATGAATGCAAGATCTTTTCAGCTTTTTGGAGGATTAACAAATGAAGTACACACTAACCAAAAAGTAGTTGCTTTAACATTTGATGATGGTCCAACTAAAAATGTTGATGACATTCTACCACTTTTAGATCAATACAATGCAAGGGCTACTTTTTTTCTAATTGGTAATGAAATTGAAAAAAATCCCGAAGAAGCAAAAAAAATTGTAGATGCGGGACAACAGGTTGGAAATCATACATATTCTCATGACAGAATGGTGCTAAAATCACCTTCTTTTATCAAAAATGAAATAGAAAAGACAGATCAACTAATTCGAAAAGCTGGCTATAAAGGGGAAATTGAGTTCCGTCCACCAAATGGGAAAAAACTATTTGGCTTGCCGTATTACATGCATAAACATAACCGAGAAACGATTACATGGAATTTAGAGCCAGATACTTTTTACACTAATCCTCAAGACAAAATAAACTATGTAAAGAACAATATTAAACCAGGATCAATTATTTTAATTCATCCGATGTATGATAAAACTGGTAAAGAATTGGTAACAATTAAAGGGATATTGGATTTATTAACGAAAGATGGATATAAATTTGTGACAGTGAAAGAACTCCAAAAGTTACAAAAAGACAAGTAG